DNA from Amblyraja radiata isolate CabotCenter1 unplaced genomic scaffold, sAmbRad1.1.pri scaffold_793_ctg1, whole genome shotgun sequence:
acaccggggagcggcccttcacctgcagcggctgcggcaagggcttcacccagtccagcagcctgctgaagcacaagctcacccacaccggcgagcgcccctacacctgtgcccagtgcggtaaGGGATTCACCCGCTCCAGTCACTTGCTGATACACCACCGCACCCACACTGGAGAGcgaccctacacctgtgcccagtgtggcaagggattCACCCACTCcggcaacctgctggtgcaccagcgtacccacactggcgagcgcccctacacctgcgcccagtgcggcaagggcttcacccgctctgacagcctgctggagcaccagcgcacccacaccggcgagcgcccctacatctgcgcccagtgcagcaaggACTTCACCCAATACAGTCACCTGCTGatacaccagcgcacccacactggcgagcgcccctacacctgtgcccagtgcggcaagcgcTTCGCCAcatccagcagcctgctggtgcaccagcgcacccacaccggggagcacgcctacacctgtgcccagtgcggcaagggcttcatctgctccagccagctgctggcccaccagcgggtgcatgcTGGCGACCGTCCTGTCCCCAgctcggtgtgtggagagcgttttgccatggcctcccacgccctgtctcaccagcatgtgcacaccagtggccagccctacgactgcccgtactgtggtgagtcgtttgacaactcgcgggggttgcggcagcaccggcgggcctaCGCCGGCGa
Protein-coding regions in this window:
- the LOC116970362 gene encoding zinc finger protein 2 homolog yields the protein TCSGCGKGFTQSSSLLKHKLTHTGERPYTCAQCGKGFTRSSHLLIHHRTHTGERPYTCAQCGKGFTHSGNLLVHQRTHTGERPYTCAQCGKGFTRSDSLLEHQRTHTGERPYICAQCSKDFTQYSHLLIHQRTHTGERPYTCAQCGKRFATSSSLLVHQRTHTGEHAYTCAQCGKGFICSSQLLAHQRVHAGDRPVPSSVCGERFAMASHALSHQHVHTSGQPYDCPYCGESFDNSRGLRQHRRAYAGEELLPL